A window of the Lactuca sativa cultivar Salinas chromosome 5, Lsat_Salinas_v11, whole genome shotgun sequence genome harbors these coding sequences:
- the LOC111913256 gene encoding 2-oxoglutarate-dependent dioxygenase 19: MFYITRVVHFKMNFVKRLSESRDLNTIPSIYTYTTNPNESPVSNSQDSIPTIDFSLLTSPDPSLRLQVIQELGDACKDWGFFQVINHGVPEDLMNMVVEKSNEFFNLTDEEKKDFEEKDVLDPIRYGTSFNSKKDKVFCWRDFLKVIVHPEFHSPNKPVGFSEIMLEYSKRTREVVRGLLNGISMSLGLDQSCIEKTMKLESGLQIFVVNLYPPCPQPELAIGLPPHSDHGLLTLLINNGVGGLQIKHNGKWVNVNDTFPGSFLVNTADHLEIFSNGKYKSVEHRAIVNNVATRISVVVANGPSLDTVVRPAYELVDEERCPASFVPMKYKEYLEMQQGNQIVGKTCLDRVRV, encoded by the exons ATGTTTTATATAACTCGTGTTGTTCATTTCAAGATGAACTTTGTTAAAAGATTATCAGAATCACGTGATCTCAACACAATCCCATCAATCTACACCTACACCACAAACCCTAATGAATCCCCTGTTTCAAACTCTCAAGATTCAATCCCCACCATTGATTTTTCCCTACTCACGTCCCCTGATCCTTCCTTACGTTTGCAAGTTATCCAGGAGCTAGGTGACGCATGCAAAGATTGGGGCTTTTTTCAG GTGATTAATCATGGGGTTCCCGAAGATTTGATGAACATGGTTGTTGAAAAATCAAATGAATTTTTCAATTTGACAGATGAAGAGAAGAAAGATTTTGAAGAAAAGGATGTTCTTGATCCAATTAGATATGGAACAAGCTTTAATTCTAAGAAAGATAAGGTTTTTTGCTGGAGGGATTTTCTGAAAGTTATTGTACACCCGGAATTTCACTCTCCCAACAAACCTGTAGGTTTCAG TGAGATTATGTTGGAGTACTCCAAAAGAACCAGAGAAGTAGTAAGAGGGTTACTTAACGGGATATCAATGAGCTTAGGACTCGACCAATCTTGCATAGAAAAAACTATGAAATTGGAATCCGGTTTACAAATATTTGTTGTAAATCTTTACCCCCCTTGCCCACAGCCTGAGCTTGCAATAGGGTTGCCCCCTCATTCGGATCATGGCCTCTTGACGCTCCTCATCAACAATGGTGTAGGCGGGCTTCAAATCAAACATAATGGCAAATGGGTCAATGTGAATGACACCTTTCCAGGCTCGTTTCTTGTCAATACTGCCGACCACCTTGAG ATTTTTAGTAATGGGAAGTACAAGAGTGTGGAGCATCGTGCGATTGTAAATAATGTGGCCACGAGGATATCGGTAGTTGTAGCGAATGGGCCGTCGTTGGATACGGTGGTGAGGCCGGCTTATGAGTTGGTGGATGAAGAAAGGTGTCCCGCATCGTTTGTTCCGATGAAATATAAGGAGTATCTAGAAATGCAACAAGGCAACCAAATTGTTGGAAAAACTTGTTTGGACCGGGTGCGGGTATGA
- the LOC111913257 gene encoding RING-H2 finger protein ATL54 codes for MAAYNFHREILEEPANATEAEICSIHCDSLQNPTGGCVAKCASICPYLCNISDSSPPPQSPPPLPTGGFILSTSPPKHHHSPLSLPLKISLVILVVTFSLFLLYTLYKFYTVWYRSRRRRSPPPSPENQETHGEFLDHDVLDHPIWYIRTIGLQPSVISAITVVKYSKTDGLIEDTNCSVCLSEFQEDETLRLLPKCNHAFHISCIDTWLRSHTNCPLCRAGIVKNTPTSSSDQNLGDSGRTEETQLAISIPEEVNGEERQSEVDRESSELRTGVVDEEEKGEMIGGSGTSDFLIMRRSVSLDDYAACRISSDVRNNYYSDRHEVQIQSVNGDLGFGLIKVEQTANNRSTEEN; via the coding sequence ATGGCGGCTTACAATTTCCACCGGGAAATACTGGAAGAACCAGCCAACGCCACCGAAGCCGAAATCTGCTCAATCCACTGTGATTCACTACAAAACCCTACCGGCGGTTGTGTAGCCAAATGCGCTTCCATCTGTCCGTACTTGTGTAACATCAGTGACTCATCTCCGCCACCACAATCGCCACCGCCGTTGCCCACCGGCGGTTTTATCCTCAGTACATCACCCCCAAAACACCACCACTCACCACTTAGTCTCCCCCTCAAGATCTCCCTTGTAATTCTTGTTGTCACCTTCTCTCTGTTCCTTCTTTACACCCTCTACAAATTCTACACCGTCTGGTATCGGTCAAGACGCCGCCGCTCGCCGCCGCCATCACCGGAGAATCAAGAAACCCATGGTGAATTTCTTGATCACGATGTACTTGATCACCCTATATGGTACATCAGAACTATTGGTCTTCAACCATCCGTGATCAGTGCTATTACTGTCGTGAAATACAGTAAAACCGACGGCCTCATCGAAGATACGAATTGCTCTGTTTGTTTGAGCGAATTTCAAGAAGATGAGACGCTTAGATTATTACCCAAATGTAATCATGCTTTCCACATATCTTGTATTGATACATGGCTCAGATCACACACAAATTGCCCTTTGTGTCGAGCCGGAATTGTGAAGAACACACCAACTTCTTCTTCGGACCAAAACTTGGGTGATTCGGGTCGCACCGAAGAAACCCAATTGGCGATTTCGATTCCAGAAGAAGTTAATGGAGAAGAAAGACAAAGTGAAGTAGATCGTGAGAGTTCTGAATTGAGAACCGGGGTTGTAGATGAAGAAGAAAAAGGAGAAATGATCGGTGGAAGTGGAACTAGTGATTTCTTGATCATGAGAAGGTCAGTTTCTTTGGATGATTATGCAGCCTGTAGGATTAGTTCTGATGTACGTAATAATTATTACTCCGATCGCCATGAAGTTCAAATTCAATCCGTCAATGGTGATTTGGGATTCGGATTGATTAAAGTCGAACAAACAGCAAACAATCGCTCCACGGAAGAAAATTAG